The genome window ACACGGCGGCCAGGGCCTCGGGACCAGCGGGCTTGCCATCGGGATCGGCGCGCCCCGCGTCGGCGGCGCTGGCGTCGCGCGGATTCGCGTCCGATGGTTTCGCGGATTCTGTCGGCTCGTCGAGGGGCATCGCTGGTCTTACGTTAGGCTATGTCGTGCTAGCGGCGGACGACCAAACCGATCAGCAGACCGACTCCCGCCGCGATCAATAACGATTTAATCGGCTGTTTGCGAACGAAATCCTCCGCCGAATTCGTGCAGTCGCGAAGCTGCTCGCTCCAGGCGGAGCAACATTCCGAGGCTGCGTGGGCGAAATGCTCCATCGTCTCCTGAGCCTTTCCATGGGCCGGGCCCGATC of Pirellulales bacterium contains these proteins:
- a CDS encoding DUF883 C-terminal domain-containing protein, which codes for MSDAAESVPGSGPAHGKAQETMEHFAHAASECCSAWSEQLRDCTNSAEDFVRKQPIKSLLIAAGVGLLIGLVVRR